The Vibrio kanaloae genome has a window encoding:
- the coaD gene encoding pantetheine-phosphate adenylyltransferase — MSTHVIYPGTFDPVTNGHLDIIVRAASMFDHITVGVAESPSKKTMFELDERVELLRDAVAHIPNVSVEGFSGLLVDFAKQQQANVLVRGLRTTMDFEYEFGLTSMYRKLLPGLESVFLTPSEEYAFLSSTIVREVAIHGGDISQFVPQKVADEIKLKTTK; from the coding sequence ATGAGCACACACGTTATTTATCCAGGAACTTTTGATCCGGTGACCAATGGCCACCTTGATATCATTGTTCGTGCCGCTAGCATGTTTGACCATATTACCGTTGGGGTAGCTGAGAGCCCAAGTAAAAAGACCATGTTTGAGTTAGATGAACGAGTAGAGCTACTGCGTGATGCCGTGGCTCATATCCCGAATGTCTCTGTTGAAGGATTTTCGGGGTTGCTGGTCGATTTTGCTAAACAGCAGCAAGCGAATGTGTTGGTGCGAGGACTAAGAACAACCATGGATTTTGAGTACGAGTTTGGACTCACCAGCATGTACCGAAAGTTACTGCCGGGGCTTGAAAGTGTGTTCCTTACCCCTTCAGAAGAATATGCCTTCCTCTCTTCAACCATTGTTCGTGAAGTCGCTATACACGGCGGGGATATTAGTCAGTTTGTGCCACAAAAAGTAGCAGATGAAATAAAGCTAAAAACAACTAAATAG
- a CDS encoding glycosyltransferase family 25 protein has translation MKSYCITLKNNHCRQRSTADALKDVQVDFEFFIGVDARVDEHPLLTRIQERIFLYNMGRPHIIGEVGCYASHYLIWQKCIELNEPVLVFEDHVNIDENIFRNTLAIAEQHIEQCGFIRLQDSKNKLHYSVDKYQKQNLVKYLKVPQGTACYAISPKAARAFIEHSSTFNYPVDVFLRNTWVHKHPMFGVAPAGLQRSKQPSIIRQGKGKGKGKGKKHYSVALMKAVNKIKSMTLNLATNFYHLSILGKEYRPKL, from the coding sequence ATGAAATCATACTGTATTACCTTGAAAAATAATCATTGTAGGCAAAGATCAACAGCCGACGCCCTTAAGGATGTTCAGGTTGATTTTGAGTTTTTTATTGGAGTGGATGCAAGAGTTGATGAGCATCCTTTACTAACCAGAATTCAAGAAAGAATTTTTTTGTACAACATGGGGAGGCCCCATATTATCGGTGAAGTTGGATGCTATGCAAGTCATTACCTTATATGGCAAAAGTGTATAGAGCTCAACGAACCAGTTTTAGTCTTCGAAGATCATGTCAATATTGACGAAAACATATTTCGTAATACGCTAGCTATCGCAGAGCAGCATATTGAGCAATGTGGTTTTATTCGGTTACAAGACAGTAAAAACAAACTGCATTACTCTGTTGATAAGTACCAAAAACAAAACCTTGTAAAGTACTTGAAAGTTCCTCAAGGAACTGCCTGCTACGCTATATCTCCCAAAGCTGCACGAGCGTTTATCGAACATAGTTCGACTTTCAATTATCCGGTCGACGTCTTCTTACGGAATACTTGGGTTCATAAACATCCCATGTTTGGTGTTGCACCTGCGGGATTACAGCGTAGTAAGCAGCCGTCAATCATTCGTCAAGGCAAAGGCAAAGGCAAAGGCAAAGGCAAAAAACACTATTCAGTAGCCTTAATGAAAGCCGTTAACAAAATAAAGAGCATGACGCTCAACCTAGCAACTAATTTTTACCACTTGTCTATTTTAGGAAAAGAATACAGGCCAAAATTATAG